The genomic window ACCGTTTTCTTTTCTAATAAAAAAAGACCGGTATCTGTTTGATGGATAGATTGGCTTTTATAAAAATACGCCTTCCCTAAGTCCCGAACGAACTGTGCAGCTTCATACGTATGTGGCAACGTCATTCCTGCAAAAGGGGTAAGGAGGGAAGCAACGTCATCGTAACGATGATTGGTTAATAAAGCTTTTAATTGGATAATTAATGATCTTAAATCTGCTTCAGTAATGACATTCACATCTGCTAATAACGATTGAGGGTCTGTCTCAAGGGCTTCAGCAATGTGAGTAAGGCTTTCCATAGAAGGTTGGGCCTTATTGTTTTCTATTAAACTTAACATGCCTTTTGTTAAACGCCCTTCAGCCACTTCTGCAAGGGTTTTTCCACGTTGCTTGCGTAATTGCCGGATTCGTTCTCCTAATGTGCTCATATCGGATCGCCTTTCTTTCCGTGTTTCATATCATTATAAAAGATTGAGAATAAAAATAAAAGTTTAATATTATTAAACTTTTGCGTTGCTCTTTTTCATTTTATCTGTATATAATAAGTTTAATTAAATTAAACTTATTAGAGGAGTGCTTGGAATGGATGTAAAATTAAAGCGTGCAACGTATCATTTATGGACTTTTGCGTTTAGTAAGTTTATCTCGTCGTTTGGAAATAGTATTTATGTTTTTGCAATGAGTTTATTTATTTTAACAATGACAGGTTCTGCAATGAATTTCGCCATTAATATGATTTGTACTATTTTACCGCGGACGATTCTTGCTCCATTCGCTGGTTATATAGCGGATCGTTTTCCGAAAAAAGGAGTCGTTCTATCGTCTCAAGTGGTTTCTCTTTTAATCGTTTCGGGACTACTCGCTTATACGATAACGAGTGGTTTATCGGTTATCGCCATTTATGCAACAACTGCTTTGCTTACCATTTCGCAAATGTTTACTGGGGTTGCGTTTACTTCTTCTATTACGCGGCTGGTAGATGAGGCACGTATTCAAAAAGCAACAGCGATTAATCAGATGGTCGTCTCATCTTCAACGATTGGGGGGCCGATTATTGGAGGGATGCTTTTTGCCTTTTCGCCTATTCAAGTGTTTTTAGTGATTTTCATTATTGCGTTTTTCCTTGCTGTTTGCGTGGAAGCGACAATGGATTTTACACTTTATGGGTCTGAGCGAACAAAGGAAGAGAAGAAGGAGAACATGTGGCAAGGAATGAAAGCGGGGTTTCTCTTTATTCATCAGCAACCAATTATTCGGACAATCGTTGGAATGGCGTTAGTTGTCAATTTTTTTACTGGGGCTCTTTTAATTGGCATGCCGTTTATTCTCGTTGAAACCTTGCAAATCGACACTCGCCATTTTGGCATCATTGAAGGGATCTTAGCAGGAGGGGCATTACTTGGAGGACTCTATTTTTCAATAAAGAAAGATGTGGTATTTCCGTTAATGAATGTAAAGCAAGGTCTACTTGCTTTTTCGTGTTTAATGACGCTATTCGTATTACCGTTAATAGTCTTTATTCCTTACAATGGGATAGTGATTTTTTATAGTATGGTTATGCTACTTATTGGTTTTTCCATTACATATGTGAATACACCCATTGGTGTTTTGCTGCAAAAACGGGTAAGTGATCAATATAAAGGAAGGGTATTTGGCATTCTAGAAACAGGTGCTACTGCACTCATGCCACTTAGCTTTATCCTCTATGGATTTATGTATGATTTCTTAGGGCCAATTGGAACCCTGCTTCCTTCAGGGGTGTTACTTTTAGCTGTGACCCTTTACTTGTTGCGAAAGAAAATCATGTCATCGGCTCATCCTGAGTTACATCCTCCAAAAACAAAAATTGTAGAGAACATGTATATGTAACACATTTAACGGTTGGTGCTTCTCAAGAAATGAAGAGACACAAACGGTAATGGGTGATTTAGAAAAAAGCCAATTGATTAATTAATTGGCTTTTTTGTAGGCTAAATCAGCTTCTTGTGGTTTTGGCTGAAGAGATTTTTTCATTGAGAATCCAATTACGATGAGAGCGAGTAAAGCGAAGAGGCTGCCGACAATGGCATTCATTTCAACGGTACTTCTCTCGATGACAAGTCCGCCACTCATGGAACCAAAAGCAATACCAAAATGGAGTGCGGAGTTATTTAAACTTTGCTGAATATCAGATGTTTCTGGTGCAGAAGCAATTAAATAGCTCTGCATCGCCGGAGTAATCGCCCAGCTTAATAGACTCCAAACCATCATGACAACAATAAAAAGGGGCATAAATGCTGTAGTCAACGGTATGGAAAAGATGGCTACCGTAAAAAGAGAGATGACACCAATAATGGTTTTTTGCGGGCCGAATCGATCAGAAAGTAGGCCACCAATACCTCCGCCAATAATAGCGGCAATACCGAACAGAAGATACATCATGCTAATCCAATTTCCATCAATACCGATTGATTGTAAAAAGGGTGTTAGATAAGCATAAAGTGTTAAATGTCCTGCAAGAAATAAAAAGGACGTTAGTTGAATAAGTATAATTTTCGTGTTTTTTAATGATTTTAGTTGTTGAATGAGAGGAATACTTGGCTTTGGAGTGATTTTTTCCATAAATAGCGCAACAAATAAAATGGATAAACCTGTTAAAAGAACAATCAGGATAAATGGTGCTCGCCAACCAAAAGCATTTCCAAGCAGTAAACCAATCGGAACGCCTAAGACAAGAGAAGCGCTAACGCCCATAAAAACAATACCTATTGCACGTGCCCGGTATGGTTCACTAACAATGTTTGATGCAATGGTTACGCACAGTGAAATGAGAAGCGCTGCGCTCATTGCGGAAATCATTCGAGCGAGTAGTAAAATCCAATAGCCTGAGCTAACGACAGCAAGAATGTTCGCAAATAAAAATACCACTAATGTAATGAGTGTTAGCTTCTTTCGTTCTATTTTCGCTGTAGCGGATAAAAGAATGGGCCCTGATAACGCGAATACAAATGAAAAAATGGAAATCAGCATACCGACTTGTCCCAATGTAACGTTTAAATCGGATGCAACTAAGTGTAAAATGCCACCTAAAATAAGTTCAACAAGACCAACGACAAAAGAGACGATGGTTAGTAAGTAAACACGTTTATTCATAAAACACCTCTCGTTATTTTGTTACCACTAGAAGAGTAACATAAATGTAAATCTCTCTACAAGTGGAAATGTTTATAGAGTTTGGTCTATCCTAAAGAAAGGGATAATGAGAAAGAAAGGTTGATTAGGTTGCTACAACAATTTGGATTCACCCAATATGAGAGTCAAGTGTATACATCATTAATTACAGTCAATCAGCCTCTAGATGCTACGGCAATTGTGAAGCGGTCAGGTGTGCCGCGTTCGAAAGTATATGAGGTTATTACAAAACTGATTGAAAAAGGAGTTGTTCTCGAAGCCTTTGTGGAGAAAAAGCGGCAATATACTGGTCTTCCGATGGAGGCTTTAATAGAGAAATTAACGGCAAACTTTGAAGCAAATATTGAAGAGTTAAAGAAAATTGAAGTTGAAGAAATAGAAGTTGACGATCGGGTATGGACATTACGAGAGGATCAATCAATCTTGTCTATTATGAAAGAGCTAATGGAAGGAGCCAAACAATCCATTCATTTATCTCTTTGGGCGGACGAAATGAAAGCCTTTCTTCCTTTGCTTGAGGAAGTGTATCACAGTGGGCGGGAGGTGCACTTGCATGCGATAGGAACGATTCAAACGGTAATTCCAACTATGTCTGTTTTAATCCCAACCCATGGACACGATTCTTTAGAAAGAAGCCGGATTTTAATTGTAGATGAAAAGGAAATGGTCTTTGCTGGGATTGAAGAACACGGGTGGCAGGCCATTCGAACCCAATCGAAGCCACTCGTGACATTTTTTACGGAATTCTTTTATCACGATGTAGTGCTTACTAAAATTACCCAGCGATATCATGAGCTCATTATGACAGATGATGAGGTAAAGGACATGCTGTTAAAGTTGAAATATTAATGGGTCATCGTTAAAAGGAAAGATGGCTGTTATATTTACAGATCAAATTGAATTGGGAACAACTACACTAGGAACTATGTTTCGGACCATTCAATTAGAAGAGCCGTAAGTAACCATTAAAGAGGCATGGAATCAACAAGATCTTCACAGGTTGACAACAGAAATGCCACAAGCTTTTTAGGAGGAATTACTGGCACATAACCTTATTTTAATAAAGCGTCATTACCGAAATAGTAAATAGATGGCTGTCTCATTGGCATTAAGTGCACAAGACAGCCTTTTGTATTAACAAGAAAGGGTGTCAACAGATGGATTATATCAAGATGATTCGAAACAAAGTAGGGTCGGCTCCAATCATTCTTAATTTTGCTGGTATTTGTGTAGTGAACGAGAAGGGGCAAATTCTTCTTCAAAAAAGAGGGGATTATAACGAATGGGGATTTCCTGGGGGCGCCATGGAAATAGGTGAATCCCTTGCAGGTTGTGCCAAAAGAGAAGTTTTTGAAGAGACGGGCTTACATGTTGAAATTGACTATCTTATCGGCGTATATTCAGATTATTTTACTACATATCTTAACGGTGATCGGGCTCAAACCGTTCTGCATTTCTTTAAAGGCTATCCAGTCAAAGGGAGTTTGAATGTGGATGGAGTGGAAACAGTTGAACTTGCTTTTGTTGACCCTGAGAATGCGCCGCCTCTCTTCAATCAGCAGCATATGGATTGTCTAGCCGATTATCGAAACAATATGAAAGGGAGTTTCCGTTGAAAGATTATATGGAGATCTCAAGCAATATTTTAGAATAGTGAACATAAGATAGTGATACAACACTCTTATTGGGAGGGGTGTGTCATGGCGAAAAATAAGGGGACTGGTAAAAATAATTACAACGATCCCCATGAACAATATTTGGAAAGCTTATTAGAACTATCTGAAGATATGATCTATCTAGGTACGATATTAAGTACCATATCTTCTGCGCTAGGGTTTGTCGGCGTTACGATTGCACGTGACATTTCAAGACAAAGAGATGCTTCATCAAGCGTTGATGAAGAGGCGCAAGAAGCAGCGACATTCTTTTCAGCTGAGGCAGCACAAACTGGTGGACTTCGC from Shouchella hunanensis includes these protein-coding regions:
- a CDS encoding TrmB family transcriptional regulator, which translates into the protein MLQQFGFTQYESQVYTSLITVNQPLDATAIVKRSGVPRSKVYEVITKLIEKGVVLEAFVEKKRQYTGLPMEALIEKLTANFEANIEELKKIEVEEIEVDDRVWTLREDQSILSIMKELMEGAKQSIHLSLWADEMKAFLPLLEEVYHSGREVHLHAIGTIQTVIPTMSVLIPTHGHDSLERSRILIVDEKEMVFAGIEEHGWQAIRTQSKPLVTFFTEFFYHDVVLTKITQRYHELIMTDDEVKDMLLKLKY
- a CDS encoding MFS transporter — protein: MDVKLKRATYHLWTFAFSKFISSFGNSIYVFAMSLFILTMTGSAMNFAINMICTILPRTILAPFAGYIADRFPKKGVVLSSQVVSLLIVSGLLAYTITSGLSVIAIYATTALLTISQMFTGVAFTSSITRLVDEARIQKATAINQMVVSSSTIGGPIIGGMLFAFSPIQVFLVIFIIAFFLAVCVEATMDFTLYGSERTKEEKKENMWQGMKAGFLFIHQQPIIRTIVGMALVVNFFTGALLIGMPFILVETLQIDTRHFGIIEGILAGGALLGGLYFSIKKDVVFPLMNVKQGLLAFSCLMTLFVLPLIVFIPYNGIVIFYSMVMLLIGFSITYVNTPIGVLLQKRVSDQYKGRVFGILETGATALMPLSFILYGFMYDFLGPIGTLLPSGVLLLAVTLYLLRKKIMSSAHPELHPPKTKIVENMYM
- a CDS encoding MFS transporter, with translation MNKRVYLLTIVSFVVGLVELILGGILHLVASDLNVTLGQVGMLISIFSFVFALSGPILLSATAKIERKKLTLITLVVFLFANILAVVSSGYWILLLARMISAMSAALLISLCVTIASNIVSEPYRARAIGIVFMGVSASLVLGVPIGLLLGNAFGWRAPFILIVLLTGLSILFVALFMEKITPKPSIPLIQQLKSLKNTKIILIQLTSFLFLAGHLTLYAYLTPFLQSIGIDGNWISMMYLLFGIAAIIGGGIGGLLSDRFGPQKTIIGVISLFTVAIFSIPLTTAFMPLFIVVMMVWSLLSWAITPAMQSYLIASAPETSDIQQSLNNSALHFGIAFGSMSGGLVIERSTVEMNAIVGSLFALLALIVIGFSMKKSLQPKPQEADLAYKKAN
- a CDS encoding NUDIX hydrolase produces the protein MDYIKMIRNKVGSAPIILNFAGICVVNEKGQILLQKRGDYNEWGFPGGAMEIGESLAGCAKREVFEETGLHVEIDYLIGVYSDYFTTYLNGDRAQTVLHFFKGYPVKGSLNVDGVETVELAFVDPENAPPLFNQQHMDCLADYRNNMKGSFR